A single Osmerus mordax isolate fOsmMor3 chromosome 7, fOsmMor3.pri, whole genome shotgun sequence DNA region contains:
- the pkig gene encoding cAMP-dependent protein kinase inhibitor gamma — MMDVETSYSDFISCDRTGRRNAVPDIAGEEAGVSATELTKDMAEMDLKAGQEGQPGPSPPPEGESSASQDAQGNRDPS, encoded by the exons ATGATGGACGTGGAGACGTCGTACTCGGACTTCATCAGCTGTGATCGCACCGGCCGCAGGAACGCAGTACCTGACATCGCCGGGGAGGAGGCGGGAGTGAGCGCCACTGAACTAACCAAAGACATGGCAGAGATGGACCTGAAGGCTGGCCAAG AGGGGCAGCCTgggccctccccgccccccgagGGAGAGAGCTCTGCCAGCCAAGACGCCCAGGGGAACCGGGACCCGTCCTAA
- the ada gene encoding adenosine deaminase, which produces MAEHFIDQVAFNKPKVELHVHLDGAIRVQTILDVAERRGMTLCASTVKDLTHRCVVHEPVEEFKEFLDKFEVYMPAIAGDREAIKRIAYEFVEDKAKEGVIYVEVRYSPHLLANSQVEPIQWNQKQGDLSPDEVVRLVNQGLSEGEKAFNIKARSILCCMRHMPNWSMEVLELCKKYANEGVVAIDLAGDESLNCVAFPGHRMAFEEAERCGIHRTVHAGEVGPSSVVKEAVEVLKAERIGHGYNTSQDQDLYKQLLAQNMHFETCPISSKLTGACDPDFTKHPIIRFRKDKANISLNTDDPLIFNSTLQHDYVTVQNYMGFTEQEFKELNINSAKSSFLPEKEKNELVQNLHRAYGMVQDTAF; this is translated from the exons GTTGAGCTTCATGTGCACCTGGATGGAGCCATCCGAGTGCAAACCATCCTTGACGTGGCTGA GCGGCGAGGGATGACCCTGTGTGCGTCCACAGTAAAGGACTTGACGCACAGATGTGTGGTCCACGAGCCTGTCGAAGAGTTTAAAGAGTTTCTGGACAAGTTCGAGGTGTATATGCCCGCCATTGC gggagacagagaagccATCAAGAGGATAGCCTATGAGTTTGTGGAGGACAAGGCCAAAGAAGGCGTGATCTATGTGGAGGTCCGATACAGCCCACACCTGCTGGCCAACTCTCAAGTGGAGCCCATCCAGTGGAACCAGAAACA GGGTGACCTGAGCCCAGACGAGGTGGTGCGCCTGGTCAACCAGGGCCTCAGTGAAGGGGAAAAGGCCTTCAATATCAAAGCCAGGTCCATTCTGTGCTGTATGCGCCACATGCCAA ATTGGTCCATGGAGGTGTTGGAGCTGTGTAAGAAGTATGCTAATGAGGGAGTGGTGGCCATAGACCTGGCAGGAGATGAATCTCTCAACTGTGTGGCCTTCCCAGGCCACCGGATGGCCTTCGAG GAAGCAGAGCGCTGTGGGATCCACAGGACTGTTCATGCAGGAGAAGTGGGGCCGTCCTCAGTCGTCAAAGAG GCTGTAGAGGTTTTGAAGGCTGAGCGGATTGGGCATGGCTACAACACCAGTCAGGACCAAGACTTGTACAAACAGCTCCTGGCCCAGAACATGCACTTTGAG ACGTGTCCCATATCCAGTAAACTGACAGGAGCTTGTGACCCTGACTTCACCAAACATCCTATCATCAG GTTCAGGAAAGATAAGGCCAACATCTCTCTGAACACAGATGACCCATTGATCTTCAACTCCACCCTGCAGCATGACTATGTCACAGTGCAGAACTACATGGGATTCACTGAACAGGAATTCAAAGAGCTG AACATCAACTCAGCAAAGTCCAGCTTCCTGCCAGAGAAGGAAAAGAACGAGCTGGTCCAGAATCTGCACAGGGCCTACGGGATGGTGCAAGACACCGCCTTTTGA